The genomic stretch ATAATTTTCTTCTGCAACGGGAAGAAATTCTATGTCCATAATTTTGCTGGCTGAATAAACTCCCAAACCAACTGTATTTGCACTCTCCTTAACTTCTGCTGCAACACTTAAATGGGAGAACATTTCTCTATCATAGCCATTTATAGAATCAGGACTTACATTTTGGTCCTTTAAAAGGGAATCAAAAAGCAATCGAGTACCTGCTCCTTTTTGACGATTAATAAAAGCAAACCTACCATCTAAAAGATCCTCTAGCCCTCGAAATTCTTCTTTCCTTTCCTTTGTCACATACCACCCTTGCATACGACGTAAAAAAGGAATATAGACTAATTCTTGACCCTTTAAAAACCTTTCAATAAAAGGAATATTATAAGCACCTGTTTTTTCATCTAATAAATGAGCAGTGACGACTTCTGCTTCCCCTTTTTTTAACGCGATAATTCCTGCCATGCTTCCAACATGTGAGGACTGAAGTTGATAAGGAGGTGATTCCATTTTTAATACTGCTGATAGTAAGTCTAAAGATGGGTCATGACTTCCTATAATAGAAATAGAAGAGTTAATCTTTTCAATGGATTGAAGAAGTTCAATTTCAACTTCTTCTCCCTGCTCTATTCCTAAACTTGTGGAAGGTACAACAAGAAGCCCGTCCGCTTGCACTAATGACATCGTTACACCTGCTGCTCTAGTTAAAGGATTTGCTATATACTCACCATTTACCAGGGAAATAGAAACCCTTACAAAGTCTTCTGCACCCATAGTGGATACAATTCTTCTTCCCATTTTCACTTTTAAGGTATCTCTCTTAGGGAGTGGTAAATGAAAGTAATCATAAAGCAAAGGTTTTACAAACCATTCCATAGCCAGATAAGCACTAATAGGATACCCAGGCAACCCAATGACAAACGTCTCATTGATTTTCCCCAAAATTACCGGTTTACCTGGCCGAGTAGCTACACCATGGGTATAGACTACTCCTAATTCTGCTATGACATGAACAGTGTAGTCCTTAGATCCAGCTGATGACCCTGCGTTTATAATAACAATATCAGAATGCATCGTTGCTTCTAATAAGGCTTTTTTAATGGATTCAGGATCATCTTTGGTTATCGGACTATTTTTAGGGATTCCTCCCCACTCCTTCACATACCCAGCAAAAACCTTACTATTAAATTCAGTAATTTTTCCTGGTTGCAAGGATGGATTTCGTTCCACCAATTCACTTCCTGTAGGAATAATGCTCACTATTGGTATTTTCAAAACCTCTATTTCTTCCTTACCAGCTGCATACAAGGCTCCAATATCCACAGGACGTATTTGGTGATGCATGGGAAGAATAACTGA from Bacillaceae bacterium S4-13-56 encodes the following:
- a CDS encoding molybdopterin biosynthesis protein, whose protein sequence is MGEKNFKRTIYLEDKPRNQALSEWMEHNHMLERTEFIPVEQALHRVTAKPIFASQSVPHYHASAMDGIAVIAETTYEAHEKNPIQLTEGKDFVYVDTGHKIPSPFDSVIMIEHVNEVNEGVLEIIEPATPWQHIRPIGEDIMSGSVILPMHHQIRPVDIGALYAAGKEEIEVLKIPIVSIIPTGSELVERNPSLQPGKITEFNSKVFAGYVKEWGGIPKNSPITKDDPESIKKALLEATMHSDIVIINAGSSAGSKDYTVHVIAELGVVYTHGVATRPGKPVILGKINETFVIGLPGYPISAYLAMEWFVKPLLYDYFHLPLPKRDTLKVKMGRRIVSTMGAEDFVRVSISLVNGEYIANPLTRAAGVTMSLVQADGLLVVPSTSLGIEQGEEVEIELLQSIEKINSSISIIGSHDPSLDLLSAVLKMESPPYQLQSSHVGSMAGIIALKKGEAEVVTAHLLDEKTGAYNIPFIERFLKGQELVYIPFLRRMQGWYVTKERKEEFRGLEDLLDGRFAFINRQKGAGTRLLFDSLLKDQNVSPDSINGYDREMFSHLSVAAEVKESANTVGLGVYSASKIMDIEFLPVAEENYDIIMTKSIFDSERGKMLLSAIRSPQFKKQLDELGGYRLSLEEPFYLST